The DNA sequence ACATGGTGTAACTCTACCATCGAATCGCTGCTATTGTCTCACTTATCTTTTCTTTTTGTTTTGACGTGAGTCCCCAACTATCAATTTCTGTAATCAATTCTGACATTTTCCCAAAGCCTTTAGCTATACCATTTAAACGAGCTGTCAGAGTGGCACGTTTAAACTCCTCATGGCTATGAAAAAGTTGTTTTAATGGCTCTACAGCTGTGGCATAACGTTTTAAATAATATTTTTGATGATAGTCTTCTGCATTAGTAAAAGATGAAAAGGGTGCAATGACCGTTTGAATGTCACCCTGTTTTATTTCTTCCCACTTCTTTTTTTCAGTGACTATTATTTCTTTTTGCTGTTCATCATGATAAAACAAAATCGAAATGTATTGTCGCTCTCTGTACGTTCGTTTCACAAGAGCATTATGGTGAGTCCAAAATACAGTAAGAATGTCTTGATAGGAAATATGATTTGGATCAAACTGTATTTGTAACGTTTCCGTATGATCACCTAAGTTACGATACGTAGGTTCTTCGGTCGTCCCTCCCGCATATCCTACTATCGTTTCTATAATTCCAGGAAGATGTCCGAACCGGGCATCAGGTCCCCAAAATCAACCCATTCCAAAGGTCGCGATTTGTTTATTATTTGCTTGCAGATTATAGCTTGTCATTTGACTCACCCGTTTCAAACAACGCTTTATACTCTCCGTAGCCTTCTTTTATTAAATCGTCTTTTGAGATAAAACGAAGAGCTGCTGAATTAATACAATAGCGAAGACCTCCCTTATCTCTTGGACCATCTGGGAATACATGACCTAAATGAGAATCTCCATATTTACTTCGAACTTCTGTACGAACCATTCCGTGACTTTTATCTACTGTATCCGTAATGTGAAAATGGCTAATTGGTCTTGTAAAGCTTGGCCATCCACACCCAGAATCATATTTATCCTTAGAACTAAATAACGGCTCTCCAGATACGATATCTACATATATCCCCTCTTGCTTATGGTCATGAAACTCATTGGCAAATGGTCTTTCAGTTCCATTGTTTTGAGTGACTTCATATTGAATAGGTGTTAATGATTCCTTTAACTTCTCTAGGTCCTTTTCAACTTTCCATTTCGTTTCAGTAAAGTCTTTTCGTCCTGACCCTTCATAATAGCGATTATAATGGTATGGATTTTTCTTATAATAATCTTGGTGGCCCTCTTCGGCAGGGTAGAAAGGTTTGGCAGGGAGAATATCCGTTACTATTGGTTTATTGAACTTATTTAAGTTTTCTATTTGAGCCTTAGACTTTTCGGCTAGCTCCTTTTGTTTTTCATTATGATAGAAGATAGCTGTTTTATAATGTTCACCTCTATCGTGAAATTGCCCTCCTTCATCCGTAGGGTCAATATTTCTCCAAAAAATATCTAGTAATTTTTCATAAGGAAATACGTTTGGATCGAAAGTAATTTCCACCACTTCACGATGACCAGTTGAACCTGTTACTACTTCCTCATAAGAAGGATTTTCTTTATGCCCTCCTGAAAATCCGGAAATCACACTATGAATACCAGGAAACTCAGTAAAGGGTTTTACCATGCACCAGAAACAACCTCCTGCAAACGTAGCTTTCTCTAATTTTGCTGTCATGCCATTCACCTCTTTTATATTTTAAAGTACAACAAGGAGATATTATATTATAGTTCATAAGATACCTTGATTATAAACAATCCTTTTGCGTAAAGAAAATAATACTGCTTTTCCTTTTAGTATCGTTCATAATCTTTTCATTCCATACAGATATCCATTATCATAGAAGTAACGGTCATTTCAGATAAAGGAGTGTAGACATGTCGAGCAAAACTAGTATGGGTAAGCGAATCATTATTTTTTGTTCGTCCTTAGTAAGACTTCATCATACCAATGCCTTTTTATTTTTTATACTAAGTATCTCCGGAATCCTATTATTTTCATCCGCTTTTCGTTCAAGCTTTCCTTCTTTACGTGTACCGTTGAGAGATGTTCATATTTGGATTGGTATGGTAAGCTGTTTTCCACTTCTCCTCTACTTTCTAAACATGAGAAAGCATATCAGAAGCATTCGCAAACGTAAAAATAATCAAATCAACTTAACTATAGTTCTATCCATTTTAATCCTTCTCATCGTATCAGGGGTAATATTAACCTTTCAAAGGCATATGTCTCCTGTTGTGGCATCATCGTCTCTCTTCATTCATAATTTAGCAACATGGTTCGGGTTGCCATATGTTATTTATCATAGTGTAACTAGAAGCAAATGGTTTAAGAAACGATATAAGGACACTCAACAACCGATAATAAAAGAACCACTAGAGATTAAAAACAATAATCCAATCTATAGGAGAAGAACGTTTCTTAAACTTACCAGTGCAACTATCCTGGTTGTCATGTTTTTCCCATTTGTAGCTAGATGGTTAAACCTCTCAAACCCATTAGGAAATGTAAAAGAGAGCTCCATGTCTCCTTCTTTTTCTCCAATGCCCAAACCAGCCCCACAGTCTGCTCCGCCAATTGGTGGAGGAAAAAGAGGTGAATTTCGTTATTATACCGTCACAGAGATACCAAAACTAACTGATGAAAATTGGAGTTTAACGATTGATGGGCTAGTTGAAAAACAGATGTCCCTTAATTGGGAGCAGTTCCTACAATTAAAAAGAGAAGTTCAAGTTAGTGATTTCCATTGTATAACAGGTTGGAGTGTCTATTCTGGAACATGGGAAGGGATTCCATTGTGGTGGCTGCTCGAACAGGTAGGGGTTAAAAAGGATGCCACATTCGTCAAATTTTACTCTGCAGATGGTGTATATACAGATTCGCTAGCGTTATTTCAAGCGAAGGCCAAAGACATCATGGTAGCTGTATTGCTAGATGGAGAACTTATCACCGAACAAAATGGTGGACCGGTCCGTTTAATTGTACCCCAGATGTATGCTTATAAAGCTGTAAAATGGTTAAATCGGATTGAATTAATTGATTATGAACATATTGGATATTGGGAAGAGAGAGGCTACCCTAAAAATGCAACTGTAGGTATCCCACTAAACCTTTAAGGTAATTATGATATTTCATCTCCATTTTCTACATAATCTAACCGTATTTTAGCCATCTTAAGTAAGAGGTGATACAAAGATGGCAAAGAAGGTAGATACAACAATCGAAATATCAGCTTGGATTATTACTTCAATCTTTTTACTAATTTTTATTCCTAAGAATAAAATAAGAGAAGCGCACTTATCCTTTCTATTTAAACAAATAATCACATGGTTGTTTGGATTAGTAGTAGTGGAAACAAAATTAATATCTTATCCTCATCGCACCTTTTTTAAGAGAGCAAACAAGGCAAGTTTTACGTTTGAATATTTTGTCTATCCGTCATTATGTTCTCTATTTAATGTTCATTACCCAGAAAAAAGTCATTATTTCAAAAAAATACTCTATTATGGTTTCCATACTTCACTAATAACCGTTTTCGAAGTAATTTTGGTTAAATATACGGATTTAATTAGGTATCCAAAGTGGAAGTGGTATTGGAGCTTTACTACCATCTGGATGTCATATTATATATCCCGTGTGTACTTCAGATGGTTTTTTAAAGATTCAACTTTTTTTAGCAAAAAAGTTCTCTATCCTGAATAATCACCGATGTATGTCTTATATCGCTCTACTAAATAGGGTTGTCCAAAAAGTCAGAAATCGACTGTTTTGGACAACCCCTTTTTTATTCTTTTATTCCTAAAACTCGATTCACTCGTTTTGTGAGCATTTTCATCCCACCACCACCAGCTTGAAAATGGCGGAGTTGTCCTTCTTCATCAAATACATAATAGGATGGTACATACTCATTTTCAAAACCATCGGTAATTTTATGTCCACTATCAATAGCGATTGGTTGTGTCATGTCATGTTCAGCAGCAACCGCCTTAATTTGCTCTACATCAAGGTCTTTTTCTGAACGTGGCATATGAATGGCAATCACGTTCAATTGGTCTTTATAATTATCGCGAAACTCATTAACATTTGGCATCGCTTCTTTACATAAGCCACATGAAATCGACCAAAAATGAATCAGTGTTGGTTTGTTTCCTAGCAATTGTTCTTTTGTGACTTCACCATTTAACCACTCTGTTGCACCAGAAAGTTCAGGTAATGGAGAACGTAGTCTTAATGCCATGTATACCCGCTCCTTTATACGGCAATGCCGTCTTTATCCGAAAGAGGTCTAACATGGTTGCTAGACCTTTTATCGGTTATTCCTGTTTAGTACTATCCTATAATGTTTCTTGACCAGGTTTCCAGTTTGCCGGGCAGAGTCCACCTGTTTGTAGCGCTTGAAGGACACGTAATGTTTCGTCAACATCACGTCCAATGTTGTTGTGATTGACAACGGCATACATTAACTCACCTTCTGGGCTAATAATGAATAGGCCTCGAAGAGCTATTCCTTCCTCTTCTATTAATACCCCGTAGTCACGAGAAACTTGATGGTTTGTATCAGCAGCTAATGGGTATTTTAACTCTCCTAATCCATTGTCATCACGGGATGTATTAATCCAAGCTTTATGAGTATGTATTGTATCTGTAGAGACACCAATTACTTCAGCATCTAAATCTTCAAATTCGTCATAACGGTCACTTATCGATGTAATTTCAGTAGGACAGACAAATGTGAAATCCATTGGGTAAAAGAACAGTACAGTCCATTTGTCGTTTTTCATATTTTCTTCTAGACTTACCTTCCCAAATTCCCTATTCGGTAAGACCGCATCCATTTCAAATCTTGGTGCTTGCTTTGCTACCATACGTTTATCCGTCATATGTATTTAAACCTCCTGTTAATGATGAAACATTTGTATTATAAGAGAATGCTTATTGTTAGTCAATTAATGTAAACTAGGCTTTTCTCTACGATTATAGTTTTACCATCTATTAGATGTTTAAACTTTAAATTTTTTAGATACTACTTCCAAGTTAGCGGGTTCTCATACACTTTTCAATTTGTTTTTATTTCTTGACAATGGTAAGCTTTTATTTACGTTTTATAACACGTAAAATAGGGAAAATAATGATTATTCTATGAAATAGGAGTGATATTATTTAATGGATTTTGATTTTGACAAAGAAATACTAACTGGTTTTTTTAGCGGCGCAATTATAATAGGAGCACAAATTATTTTTGCTCTCATCGTCTTTTTTATTGCTAAATCGATAGGCAAAAAGTTAATTACAAGTAGTTTTTCAAAAGTGGCCTCTCAGCGAAACATGACTAAAGGTAGAGTGATTACACTAGAAAAGCTAGCACAAAACGCATTTTCATATGCCCTGTTATTTGTATTAGCGACGATCATATTAGCAATATTTGAAATCAATCCGGCTGGACTTATTGCTGGTGCAGGGATTATCGGTCTAGCGATTGGATTTGGTGCCCAAGGTCTAGTTAGTGATGTTGTGACTGGCTTTTTCCTATTACTCGAAAGGCAAATTGATGTAGAAGATTATGTCACAACAGGTGGTGTTGATGGCATTGTCGAGGAAGTGGGTATACGTACAACAAAAATAAGAGGATTTGATGGAACACTACACTACATACCAAATCGCGAGATTACTCATGTGAGTAACCATTCAAGAGGAAACATGCGCGCATTAGTCGACATGAGCATCTCATATAGTGATGACATCGATAAAGCAATGACCGTTATGCAATCCGTTTGTGACAGAATTGCGTTAGAAGACCAAACCATTATAGAAGGACCAAATGTCGTTGGAGTTCAAGCACTCGGTGACTCAGATGTTGTTCTTCGCGTCATAGCAAAGACAGAGAATATGAATCAGTGGGCTGTTGAACGAAAGCTTAGAAAAGAACTCAAAGAAGCTCTGGATGAAAACGGTATAGAAATTCCATTCCCCCACCAAGTATATATTCAAAAATAAAAACGGCTTTGCCGTTTTTTATTTATTGCGATGAGCGAAGCCACTGCCTTCCTTTTCGAAAGTGCTGTAATAAGTGTACTTTTTATTACAGCACGCGCAGTGTGCGGAGCCATCGCCCTTCATGAACTAGCTTTCAAAACATCCCTGAGCTAGCACAATTTTTATACTTTCCTATCAGTTATAAAAAGCAACAAAGTCCCCCTTTTTTAAGGTGTTTTACAAATGCCTTTCTTGTAAAACACACGCAGTGTGCGAAGCCCTTGCTCTTCCTGAGTTATCCTTCAGGGCATCTATGAAATCTTTAGAATAGTCTTCCTACTGAACAGAAAAGACGTAACCCTTTTGAGGGCATGGAAAAAGTTAACCTAACTTTTTCCGTGCCCTCTCCCTTTTCTGTTCTTTTATCTGGTACAAACTGTTACTCAATTTTTTCAATAGATTCTTTCTGATAGCCTACACATTTCCCAAAAGTGAACATACGCTATATTAGATTGGGACAGATTCTGAAATGGAGGAATAACAATGGAATTCGATAGCAAAAACCAACAACAATTAATGGAACTTGTCGTTGATAAAGTGTTTAAAAAGCATAAAGTAAGTCCAGATGCAAACCAATTAGAGCCTGAAGAAAAAGAAAAAATTAAAAACATTGTAAGCAACATACAATCAGAAGTTGAACGTTTTTTAGAAAACCAAGAAAAAAAAGTGACAGAACAAGATTTTGATAGTAATAATCCTCAAGCACACGTAAAACCCCAACCATTAGCTCGACAATTTAAAGCAAACAATGATGTAAACACTGTTAAAACATTTATGAATCAATCTAAAAAATAAATTTAGAAGGATGAAAACGAGGAAGTCACCTGTTTTCATCCTTTTTTAATCCTTCTCAACTAAATTGTGTTATTGACCATGGACAGATGTCCATCCATTTGGACCCACCCTTACATAAGCTGAATTAGAAACTGAAAGGAGGAATTTAGAAATGAATCAAGAAGTTTTTCGTTCAACAGATAAAAAACAACCAAAGTGGAGTGCAATTGACCCTTGCTCAAAACACCCTTTATGCCCACCAGAAGTAGAAGACGTTGTAGCTGACCAAGAAGGCACTCAAGATAATAAAACATTACAATTATCTGAGGAGTATATTTTCATTAAAGACTCTTGTGATATTTCTGTAAATACAACTGATACGAAGGCTGCTTTATCTCTACAAGCTGCACTTCAAGCTGCAATTGCAATCGTAATTAGCATTGCTGTTGCAGACGATGCGCAAGCTGAAAAAATCACTCAAGAGTTAATGCAAACTTCTAAAGTCAAGCAATTAACGTACCAAAAGACAATCATTGAAAATTCCCGCAATGTAGATGTTACAACAACTGACACTCAAGTTGCGCTTAACATCCAAGTATTGTTACAGCTTCTACTCGCGTTATTAGTAAAAATCGACGTACTTTAATAACGACTAAGAAAGCAGGTATCTTTGCCTGCTTTCTTTTCTTTATTAATATAATTCAAACAAAAAACCTGGAACTAAGCCCAGGTTATCCGTACCAACATATTATTGACCAGCATTTATTTTTTCTTCAACCGATTGGCAAATTTCTTCTGCTGTTTTTCCATGAGCCGTAATAACTGAGCCTGCAGTTACTGTATTTTGAATTCCCATTACATTTTGGTCTTGGCCCGTAATTACACAGCAATCGCAACCTTGTGCATCTTGTTCTTGCTTTAATTGAATAACGTCATAACCTCTTTGTTGTAGCTCTTGTTGAACATCTGTTAATGATTGTTCTACTCCAATGCGTGGCATTAAAAGCACCTCCATCAAAATTCAATTACTTAGTACAACGTTAGTATGGTTTTTATTTGAAAAGTTATTCCAATGAAAACAAACTAAACATTTTTTTGATAGAGGTTATAGATTTCCTATTGATTTTGTTTATATTCAAAATAAGCAATTAAATGGTCAATTGCAATTTCAATTGCCTGTTCATCTGGACGAATTTTTGCATCATGTAGACCATGAGGGCTATCGACACCTAACCAAAACATAAATCCTGGGATTTCATCAAGAAAATATCCAAAATCTTCTCCTGTCATCGCTTCTTTACATTCATATACTGTTACCGTTCCAGCTTGTTTACTAAAGTTGATAAATTCTCTAGTGAGTTTCTCTTCATTGTATACTTGGCAGTAATTTGCTCCATAGTCAATAGAAGCTTTGCACTCAAACGCTTCTTCTATCCCAGCTACAACATGCTCTATCCTCTTTTTTATCTTATCCATGGAAGGAAGAGACAAAGTTCGAATGGTTCCTTCAATTCTTGCTTTTTCAGCAATGATGTTTTGCTTCGTTCCTCCTGTGATTTTCCCTATCGTGATAACTGCCGAATCGAGTGGATCAATATTTCGAGCTACAATGGTTTGCAATTGAGTAATTAAATGAGCCGCTGCGACAACCATATCATTCGCCGTATGAGGATAAGCGGCATGTCCACCCTTACCATGTACGTTAATAAAAAGCTCGGATGTATTGGCAAACAAAAGTCCTTCTTTTGTTGCGATGGTTCCTACAGGATGCTCAGGAGCAATGTGTAGCGCCACCATTTGCGTAGGTCGCCACTCTTGTAGAATTTCACTCTCGAGCATAGGTTTCGCACCACCAGGTCCTTCTTCAGCCGGTTGGAATATAAACAGTAAATCGTCTTTAGGTTGATGATTCGCAAAATGAGTTAACACTCCAAGTGCAATACTCATATGAAAATCGTGTCCACACGCATGCATTTGCCCGTTATGCTTTGAAGCGAACTCATAACCTGTTTCTTCTTGGATCGGTAACCCATCAATATCTGTACGATAGCCTAATAAACCCGTAGGATCAGTGCCATTTACTTTTACAACAATTCCAGTTTTCCACGTTTTTATCTCAAGAAATGTTTGAGGCAAAGATTGCATGTAGTTTAGTAAATAGTGTTGCGTTTTTTCTTCACAAAACCCTAGCTCAGGGATTTCATGAAGCTGACGTCTTATATCAATAAACGCTTCGTACTTTCCCATCATACATGCTCCTTTTCAAACTTTTTCAAGTTCATCTCTAGTGCTTCTAGAAATTCATCTGTTTCTTGCTTTTCTAAAGTTAATGGAGGAAGAAGACGGACAATGGTCTGTTGGGTCACATCAACTAGGAAACCTTGCTCTAACAAATTTCGTTGTAATTGTTTCACGGATTCGCTAGAGAGCTTCATCACAATTCCAAGCATCATCCCTTTACCACGAATTTCAGATATGGATGACGAATACGTATCCTTTAAATTAAGCAACTCATTCCATAAATAATCAGCTGCTTGTTTTCCTTTTTCTAACTGTCCTTGTGTAAAAAGAACCTCTAGTACTGCGTTTCCTAAAGCGGCACTTAACGGAGCAGGTGCAAACGTAGTTCCATGATCACCAGGTTTAAATAAATCAGTTAATGGTTCAGATACAATGATTCCACCTAGTGGCAACCCTCCGCCTACCCCTTTTGCAAAAAGAATAAGGTCTGGTTGGATATTGGCATATTGATAAGCAAAGAACTTGCCTGTTCGACCAATACCTGTTTGAATTTCATCCATACAACACAACACTTTATGCTCCTTGCATAAGCGAGATACTTCTTGTAAATAACTTTCTTCTAACGGCAAAATACCACCTGATCCAAGAACCGGCTCCATAATCACAGCAGCTGGTTGTTCTGTTCTTAATACTCGTTCTAGTTGGTCAAGGTTATGAGGCTCCACTTCATGAATTGGCATCGATGTCACCGGAAAGTCCTGGTAAACTCCGGCCTGCCTTGTTAATTTTAGGGCGCCCAAAGTACGACCATGAAAGCTATTTTTTAAGACAACAACACCTTGTTTGGTGGTACCTACGTTTTTGGTCCATTTATGAATGAGTTTAATCGCAGCCTCTGTTGCCTCAGCCCCTGAGTTTGAAAAGAATACTTTCCCATTAGGTAAAGAGTGAGAAATTAATGACTCGGCAAGCTGGATCGCTGGTTTATTAAGAAACACGTTGGAAATATGTAAAAACTTTTCTCCCTGTTCCTTTAATGCTTGCACGATAATAGGATGAGAATGTCCAAGAATATTAACAGCTAGTCCTGTAAACAAATCAAGATAGCCTTTCTCATTCGTATCGTATAAATAATTTCCGACACCTCTTTCAATTGCGATCGGTAACCGGTTGTACGTATTCATCATATATTTTTGGTCTAACTCTTGCCAATTACTCATCCTTACTCTCCTTTCCCTTTCCAACCATTAATAGGTGGAAATAAGGCATCCATTAAGCGAACTTAATGAATGCCAGTAGTCATTACTTAGTTATCTTCATTTAAACGACGAAGCTCTTGTTTAATCTCTGTTTTACCTTTTGTTTTTTCATCAATTTCTTTAATCACTCTTGCAGGAGTTCCTGCTACAACAGTATTTGGTGGTACATCTTCGGTAACTATGGCACCTGCTGCAACAACAGCGCCTTGTCCGACTGTAACGCCTTCTAAGATTACGGCATTGGCACCAACCACTACCCCATCTTCTACAATAACCGGCTTAGCA is a window from the Bacillus alkalicellulosilyticus genome containing:
- a CDS encoding peroxiredoxin, which produces MTDKRMVAKQAPRFEMDAVLPNREFGKVSLEENMKNDKWTVLFFYPMDFTFVCPTEITSISDRYDEFEDLDAEVIGVSTDTIHTHKAWINTSRDDNGLGELKYPLAADTNHQVSRDYGVLIEEEGIALRGLFIISPEGELMYAVVNHNNIGRDVDETLRVLQALQTGGLCPANWKPGQETL
- a CDS encoding mechanosensitive ion channel family protein, which encodes MDFDFDKEILTGFFSGAIIIGAQIIFALIVFFIAKSIGKKLITSSFSKVASQRNMTKGRVITLEKLAQNAFSYALLFVLATIILAIFEINPAGLIAGAGIIGLAIGFGAQGLVSDVVTGFFLLLERQIDVEDYVTTGGVDGIVEEVGIRTTKIRGFDGTLHYIPNREITHVSNHSRGNMRALVDMSISYSDDIDKAMTVMQSVCDRIALEDQTIIEGPNVVGVQALGDSDVVLRVIAKTENMNQWAVERKLRKELKEALDENGIEIPFPHQVYIQK
- a CDS encoding N-acetyldiaminopimelate deacetylase, with amino-acid sequence MGKYEAFIDIRRQLHEIPELGFCEEKTQHYLLNYMQSLPQTFLEIKTWKTGIVVKVNGTDPTGLLGYRTDIDGLPIQEETGYEFASKHNGQMHACGHDFHMSIALGVLTHFANHQPKDDLLFIFQPAEEGPGGAKPMLESEILQEWRPTQMVALHIAPEHPVGTIATKEGLLFANTSELFINVHGKGGHAAYPHTANDMVVAAAHLITQLQTIVARNIDPLDSAVITIGKITGGTKQNIIAEKARIEGTIRTLSLPSMDKIKKRIEHVVAGIEEAFECKASIDYGANYCQVYNEEKLTREFINFSKQAGTVTVYECKEAMTGEDFGYFLDEIPGFMFWLGVDSPHGLHDAKIRPDEQAIEIAIDHLIAYFEYKQNQ
- the msrB gene encoding peptide-methionine (R)-S-oxide reductase MsrB encodes the protein MTAKLEKATFAGGCFWCMVKPFTEFPGIHSVISGFSGGHKENPSYEEVVTGSTGHREVVEITFDPNVFPYEKLLDIFWRNIDPTDEGGQFHDRGEHYKTAIFYHNEKQKELAEKSKAQIENLNKFNKPIVTDILPAKPFYPAEEGHQDYYKKNPYHYNRYYEGSGRKDFTETKWKVEKDLEKLKESLTPIQYEVTQNNGTERPFANEFHDHKQEGIYVDIVSGEPLFSSKDKYDSGCGWPSFTRPISHFHITDTVDKSHGMVRTEVRSKYGDSHLGHVFPDGPRDKGGLRYCINSAALRFISKDDLIKEGYGEYKALFETGESNDKL
- a CDS encoding redoxin domain-containing protein, translating into MALRLRSPLPELSGATEWLNGEVTKEQLLGNKPTLIHFWSISCGLCKEAMPNVNEFRDNYKDQLNVIAIHMPRSEKDLDVEQIKAVAAEHDMTQPIAIDSGHKITDGFENEYVPSYYVFDEEGQLRHFQAGGGGMKMLTKRVNRVLGIKE
- a CDS encoding YkuS family protein, whose translation is MPRIGVEQSLTDVQQELQQRGYDVIQLKQEQDAQGCDCCVITGQDQNVMGIQNTVTAGSVITAHGKTAEEICQSVEEKINAGQ
- a CDS encoding CBO0543 family protein produces the protein MAKKVDTTIEISAWIITSIFLLIFIPKNKIREAHLSFLFKQIITWLFGLVVVETKLISYPHRTFFKRANKASFTFEYFVYPSLCSLFNVHYPEKSHYFKKILYYGFHTSLITVFEVILVKYTDLIRYPKWKWYWSFTTIWMSYYISRVYFRWFFKDSTFFSKKVLYPE
- a CDS encoding aspartate aminotransferase family protein, yielding MSNWQELDQKYMMNTYNRLPIAIERGVGNYLYDTNEKGYLDLFTGLAVNILGHSHPIIVQALKEQGEKFLHISNVFLNKPAIQLAESLISHSLPNGKVFFSNSGAEATEAAIKLIHKWTKNVGTTKQGVVVLKNSFHGRTLGALKLTRQAGVYQDFPVTSMPIHEVEPHNLDQLERVLRTEQPAAVIMEPVLGSGGILPLEESYLQEVSRLCKEHKVLCCMDEIQTGIGRTGKFFAYQYANIQPDLILFAKGVGGGLPLGGIIVSEPLTDLFKPGDHGTTFAPAPLSAALGNAVLEVLFTQGQLEKGKQAADYLWNELLNLKDTYSSSISEIRGKGMMLGIVMKLSSESVKQLQRNLLEQGFLVDVTQQTIVRLLPPLTLEKQETDEFLEALEMNLKKFEKEHV
- a CDS encoding molybdopterin-dependent oxidoreductase; translation: MSSKTSMGKRIIIFCSSLVRLHHTNAFLFFILSISGILLFSSAFRSSFPSLRVPLRDVHIWIGMVSCFPLLLYFLNMRKHIRSIRKRKNNQINLTIVLSILILLIVSGVILTFQRHMSPVVASSSLFIHNLATWFGLPYVIYHSVTRSKWFKKRYKDTQQPIIKEPLEIKNNNPIYRRRTFLKLTSATILVVMFFPFVARWLNLSNPLGNVKESSMSPSFSPMPKPAPQSAPPIGGGKRGEFRYYTVTEIPKLTDENWSLTIDGLVEKQMSLNWEQFLQLKREVQVSDFHCITGWSVYSGTWEGIPLWWLLEQVGVKKDATFVKFYSADGVYTDSLALFQAKAKDIMVAVLLDGELITEQNGGPVRLIVPQMYAYKAVKWLNRIELIDYEHIGYWEERGYPKNATVGIPLNL
- a CDS encoding spore coat protein: MNQEVFRSTDKKQPKWSAIDPCSKHPLCPPEVEDVVADQEGTQDNKTLQLSEEYIFIKDSCDISVNTTDTKAALSLQAALQAAIAIVISIAVADDAQAEKITQELMQTSKVKQLTYQKTIIENSRNVDVTTTDTQVALNIQVLLQLLLALLVKIDVL